The nucleotide sequence attgaaatttttatgttttgtttttgtacatcgtatgtatttgaagattttttcttCAGATATTCGatcataaaaacacatttttgaaaacttttttacAATATCGTGAAATTTATTACATGACGTCCGAGCTAATATGCTTTTTTGCTATCCGCCTTTTTCtatctaccttcgaaaatatggtccaacatgtgactatccctgaaCTAATCACattagttaaaatatacgaattaacaataaaaatgtatatgataCTTACCATCTGTTGTAATCCGAATGAAATTGCAGACAGAAAATAATACACCAGTCCAGGAAAATACGATCTATTGCTATGACCTGATCAAATTGGTAGTAGGTAATGCATAAAAAGAATTTATATTACGAGAATACTATTATCCCTGAACTTATCACATTAATTGAAATATAcgaattaacaataaaaatatatatgatacttACCATCTGTTGTAATTTGAATGAAATTGCAGACAGAAAATCGTACATCAGTCCAGGAAAACACGATCTAGTGCTATGACCTGATCAAATTGGTAGTAGGTAATGCATAAAAAGAATTTATATTACGAGAATACTATTATCCCTGAACTTATCACATTAATTGAAATATAcgaattaacaataaaaatatatatgatacttACCATCTGTTGTAATTTGAATGAAATTGCAGACAGAAAATCGTACATCAGTCCAGGAAAACACGATCTAGTGCTATGACCTGATCAAATTGGTAGTAACTAATGCTTAAAAAGAATTTATATTACAAGAATACTATAAAaaactaaaaatgtttaaaaacacGTTAAAATCATTGATTAGGTTAAATTAAGATCTGATACAAAAAAAGTTGTTTGATTTAGATGAATGAACCATGACGTAAAGTTTACGTTTTTACACATTCAGTAAAACTTCATTGGTATCATAAATTAGTTGCAAAACTACAGTTTATGCTAGTAATAATACAAATGTGATACATATTGTTTATATGTAATAGAATAACGTTCGTAActctattttatatattttttaacaggaTATCATCAGAAATGGTTGATGAACAACTTTTTAATGAAGAGCCGGAATTTCTCAAAACAAACAACGATGCAAATAATTCGattgttattgttgacaacaaTGAAATTAACCCTGATTTAGCAACATATTGTTCATGTGACCATTCATATTGGAGTACCGACTCACTAGATGACGTTAATagtgtaaaatgtaatttaacaGAAAGCACTGAGCAATGTACAGAGCCATCAAATTCATTCGATTCATTTGTACAATACAATTCTTGCTTTCAGCCTCTGCCTCAGCCTCAACGGAGAAGACGATCCGCTAATTTCCCTCATAAAATAAGTAAACACAGTTTAAATAATAATGATGACGTGGTAGACTTCAAGCCATTGATATATAGTGATGACGTAAATGAGACAGAGATTGAGGTAATTTCAATTCGAAGACTAAGTGAGCCTTTTTTATTTCTCTGATTAAACAATGTTAAAGGAATAATAAATCTATGATAAATGTGGACAAGAAAGTAAAGAAAAAATTAACTCTGTATGAATCTGTCCAtttaagaaatgtttgaaaatattcACATTTATGTCAAAAAAACGCATTTCACAATAGATTATAAACAACATTGATAACTAATTTATTTTACAGTCACCATCAACTTTTCGAAATGGTTGGACGTCTGATGGAGCATATACCATATGTTTTAACAGCATTAACAACGCGTTACAGAATGATATGTACAAAGATTATGTTGATACACCTGTCGACAAGTTCATAGAAGCGTGTGTAAAGGATATAGAAGTataacttttttcattatttaagaACAGGGATATAACGAAATAACCAAAACTCTTTCTTATCACAACGAGAAATATTTCACCCTGAAAACCAAAAtcgatttaaatttttgtatagaTATAGATTTCACCACTGTTAGGAATGTGCTACGATATTTCTCTAGGAAAGTcagataatttttaatatttaaagcgcgaggatTGTCGAGCTTtttaagaacaaaaatataattaatgtCAGTCGAAAATGTCGTAATGCACGACTTATAGTGGTAGAAAATGTTTCTTCTTTGATTTTCATTCCCCTATTCAAAGATTTCCAGAGGGCTGTGAGGTCAAGATAATGGTCGCCTTTGTTCATGTGATCACAATTATAGaacattcagaaaaaaaataatataatttgcgTCATAATTAAATCATTAGTGCAGCTTTAAACAATTGGAAAAGACTAATATTAGTCTTTTCCAATTGTTTAAAGCTGCTTGGTGTGCTGAAGTTGTTAGAATATGCTCAATTTTGACTCTGGTGGATAGATATCTTTATTAATATAGGAATCTTGTGGTTTACTGGAGTCTAAATAAATGACTAATTATGTTCGATTGTTTCCAGCATTTTCTGTTTCATATTTTAAATACACATTTCATTCTTATTAATATGGTATTTTTCTAAGACAtgtaaatattttactatttaaGGCATGTTTTTGTTGTAATACCTTTAGGTTGCAGGCGATACCACGTTTCTAACAGACACAGTAAATGCCATGGTAACAAGTATTTTGACAGAGCTTGTAAAAACTGAATCACTGTATACTAAAAAATCTGCTGATGGATCACAAACTTTGTTAGAATATTTTGCAAGTGAATTATGTCTGAACAATTGCAATGATAATGGATTATGTAAATCAGGTAACACATTGTTTGTTGTTGAAAGAATGAATTAAAGTGTTAAATTTCAGTTTccacggagttcggtattttttgtgattttactgtttatgTAGCAGTTgtctgaaaaatgaaaacaaaaagtttAGCTCAGAAAAAGTATACATAAGATGATGTTATTGTTAAAAATCAACATTACGATCCGATCTTTTAATATCTaatgaatataaaatgttttcaCTTTACAAATTTGGTTTCATGATCTCAcagcatttaaaacatttattaaatctCTTTTCTTTTTCAACTTCTACTGTTTCATAAACAGTTCTACATGTTGTAATCAATAGTGTGTTGTGCTCACAATTGTAGGGGTGTGTAGTTGTGATAACGGACACGTGGGTGAGGATTGCTCTTATAACACCACGTTACCACCGACTGGTATCAGTCTTCCTTTTGATGGTGAATGTAAGCTAACAATTCGCGCATGTGAAACAATAAATGTATTTGGAGAATTTCTAACCACCTCTGTATGGTGTAAGCGAAGACATTTTCAGGTATAGTTGTACACATATATTCTTGGAGGTAATATGCCATGTGCTAAATTTTGAACCAATTAAATGATCAAATGTAcaaattttacaatctttcaagccGTTTTCGTCTTCAACTTTCGATACTCGAGATGAATGCGATTGAAAACAACAGATCTTCTAAATCTTAAATAGGAAATATGCGTTTGACGAAGCAGTCTTGGTTTTTTTCCAGAAGGGACATAGTCATGAGAAGCATCATACAAATCTTAAcgattcaaaatttgaaaaaaatgaggtAGATTCCTTAAGGACACTCAGAAATATTGAACTTGACACATTTTTTAACCAActagctagagataaaggatactacagctacagttaagtcggcctcataaattgacttacatttagacactgacaatgagggtaggttgaaaacaaaactttacgacaaaagagatgatttcagctttccaattgtgaactttccatttctaagtagcaacattccagcagcacttgCAATCTctaaattgatacgatattcccgtgcttgcatttcttatcatgatcttgttgatagagggttgctgctcaccaGAAAGCTATtacaccaagagttccaaatggtgaagttgaaatcatcccttcgtgaattttacggacgccatcacgagttggttgaccgttatggaataaccgtttcacaaatgatatcggatatgttccttacgtcgtagctacaatccctttccctttcatgaatgtgacctgccgaattagactatttgttatcacataagcaacacgacgggtgccacatgtggagtagttTCTGcctactcttccggagcacctgagatcacccctagttttttgatggggttcgtgttgtttattcttcagttttctatgttgagtcgtgtgtgctgttgtttgtttgtccttttcatttttagccatggcgttgtcagtttgttttagatttatgagtttgactgtccctttggtatctttcgtccctcttttatggtggattctgttgatatttttttccattttaaatgaatttcaatTTTTCAGATTTTAGAAAATGAGCTGCTGTACACACCAAGGGATGAACTTGTTTTAGCTAAATACAGAAACCCATTCATGTTAACTTTAAATCTGCCAGCGTCAAGGAAGAAGAGATCAGTAAACAAAGCAGTTTGGTCAGAGGGTTATGACATCAGCCTGTCCTATGATGGCCAGAATTTTGGGGAGGAAACCAGTATCATAATTTACGATGATCTTAAGTATTCATGTAATACAACGACAAAAACGTGCATATCGTTggtatgtattttttgtttgttatcatgGTTTAATGTATTGCTCTATATTCATGCGTGTTtaccttttgttttcaaatttggtTGTATCaaagaa is from Mytilus galloprovincialis chromosome 6, xbMytGall1.hap1.1, whole genome shotgun sequence and encodes:
- the LOC143078483 gene encoding von Willebrand factor D and EGF domain-containing protein-like, with translation MWFTKITNENQINVVDKDSVLKNRLCQSYNDPHFRTFDGAYYDYMEVGEFVMYRNDIGPYWIHALFTSCGSRFPGTSCICGIAIRSKESLFVLRTCEQISRTEKYFLQQPVVSLTYCDKTDMVIENTNNNYKIILPIATEIQFSIARRFISVISIKPAVKDINTAKGLCGVPSTSKDPSDDFTHRDYGPINDGQIFADSWRISSEMVDEQLFNEEPEFLKTNNDANNSIVIVDNNEINPDLATYCSCDHSYWSTDSLDDVNSVKCNLTESTEQCTEPSNSFDSFVQYNSCFQPLPQPQRRRRSANFPHKISKHSLNNNDDVVDFKPLIYSDDVNETEIESPSTFRNGWTSDGAYTICFNSINNALQNDMYKDYVDTPVDKFIEACVKDIEVAGDTTFLTDTVNAMVTSILTELVKTESLYTKKSADGSQTLLEYFASELCLNNCNDNGLCKSGVCSCDNGHVGEDCSYNTTLPPTGISLPFDGECKLTIRACETINVFGEFLTTSVWCKRRHFQILENELLYTPRDELVLAKYRNPFMLTLNLPASRKKRSVNKAVWSEGYDISLSYDGQNFGEETSIIIYDDLKYSCNTTTKTCISLIVDESAEETDTKKDVIMILAPVAVSVVVIIAILGVVCFKLMTKASKAKIVSYGDEPDQKTTSSDNQNGRENTVSVLEFNLEETTDVNVFAMQCPPRKENIDVWNGGYKTSK